A window of Methylobacterium bullatum genomic DNA:
TGGCAGGGCGGGTCGATCCGCGAGAGATCCTGTTCGGGGACTCATCCGCTGCAACGGCGCGGGCGGTCTATGCCGAAATGCCCAATGCTCGCTATTTCAACGGTATCCTTCGTGATGCCCTGCGGGCCTTCGTCGAAACCTGGCCGCGCAACCGGCCGCTTCGTGTGCTGGAAATCGGAGGCGGCACCGCAGCGACGACGGAGCGGCTCTTGCCCCTGTTACCGCCGGCCCGCACGCGCTACGTCTTCACCGACATCTCACCCCTGTTCCTCCGCTTGGCGCAAGCCCGCTTCATCGAGTATCCCTTTCTCGAGACGGCCCTGTTCGATGTCGGGAAACCACCCGCCGGGCAGGGATTCGAAGGCGGCTCCTTCGATCTCGTCGTTGCGGCTAACGTGCTGCACGTAGCACCAGACCTCGGTGAAGCAGTGCGGCATGTGCGCAGTCTTCTCGCCGAGGGCGGGCTGGTGCTCGCCTACGAGATCATTCGTCCGACGATGATCGGCGAGATCACAACCGGCCTGCTTCTACCCGAGATCGTCGACGCGGAACGACGCGGCGTCCAACCCATGGCGAGCGCGACGGTGTGGCAGCGGACCCTTGGGGAAGCTGGGTTTGATGCGGTGGCGATTCTACCCCTGGACGATCGTCCCGCCGCTTGCCTGCCTGAACGCGTACTGCTCGCCCGAGCTGGCCGCGAGGGAGATCGGCGAGACCTCGACCAGACGCTGCCGCGAGACGTCGCCTACCGCATCGAATGGAGCTGCGTCTCCAGTCTCCGTGAAAGCGCTTCGCTCATCGGGGAGGAGTGGATCCTCGCTGGTGACCAGATCGCCGAGGCACAACGGATCGCTCTCGAGATCACACGACTGGGGGGCCGTGTCATCACCGTCTCCGCCCTGGCCGATGTCGAGACCGTCGCGGCTTTCGCCCGGACTTTGCATCCGGATGGCGGTCGCCGCCGCTTCGTCGACCTCAGAGCGCTCGACCCTTCGGGAGCATCACGCCCGCCCGGACGGGAACAACGCCGCCTCTGCGGTGGCTTGCTGGACATCCTCGCCGGCTTTGAGCAGGCGGGGGTAGCCCTTGGCCGGCTCTGTGTCGTCACGGAGGGCAGCCAAGCCGTTCTGCACGACGAGACCGTCACCGTTGAAGCGGCGCCGCTCTGGGGAATGGCCCGCGTCGTCGCCCTGGGCCATCCGGAATTAGCGTGCCGGCAGATCGATCTCGATCCTGCCGGACCTAGGGATGCTGGCGCTCTCATCTGCGCGATCACGGCCGATGTCCCGGAACCGCTCCTGGCCCTGCGCGGCGGGACATCCTACGTGCCGCGACTACGTCGGGTGCGCCTGGATTCCCTCCCTGAGCGTCCCTTCGCGGTGGCCGTGGACGGGTGGCACGTGATCGCAGGCGGTCTTGGAGGCCTCGGTCTCACCGTTGCACGGTGGCTTGCCGATCAGGGCGCCCGGCGGATAGCGCTTCTCGTCCGCTCGGAGCCGAACGACCGCCAACGGTCTTCCATTGAGGAGATCGCCCTCGCCGGTGTCGATATCCGTGCGCTTCGTGCTGACATCACAAACCGGGACGCCCTCGGCGCCGCCTTCGATCTGCTTGCCAAGTCCGGTGCACCTGTCCGGACCATCATCCACTGTGCTGTTGCGCGAAATGTCGAGACAGGAAAAGAGGGGTGGCAATCCTTCGCGGACATTCTCGCGCCAAAGGTCGATGGTGCCTGGGCACTTCATGAGATCTCGGTTGCGCGGAGCTTCAGTCTAGACGCGTTCGTCCTGTTCTCGTCCTCCGTCAGCGTGGCACCGGCCTTCGGCATGCCCCATTACGTTGCCGCGAACACCTTCCTTGATGCCTTGGCCCATCATCGCCGTTCTGCGGGGCTCCCAGCCTTGAGCCTGAGTTGGGGAGCATGGCTCGATGTCGGTGCCGTCGCCGATCCAGACCATGCCGAGCACCTCAGGCGTGGCGGTCTGCGCGGCTTCTCACCCGCCACGGGACTTGCCCTGCTTGACGCCGCGCTAAAGCGGGATGTTGCCCACCTTGCCCTGATCGATGCGGAATGGCCGCGGATGCTGCGCCAGTATGGCGAAGAGCAAACTCCGCCGATCTTCTCGGAACTCATTGTTCGCCAGAGGGAATCTTCCGTCTCGCGCCGCGGTACGCATGAGCGCGACGTCACCTTCCTGGAACGCCTACGGGCGGCATTTCCTACGGAACGATCCGAGATGTTGCAGGCCTGGCTAGCCGCGGCCTTCGGCGTTCTGCTGAACCGCCCGGCCGAGACCGTCGCGCGGGACGTAAACCTGATCGAACTCGGCCTCGACTCGCTTATGTTCATCGACATGGCGAGTGGGCTCGGCACGGCCCTCGGCGTCAAGGTCTCGCCTAGCGATCTCCTGCGGCACTTCAGCGTCCGAGCCATGGCCGAACGGCTTCTCCCAGGGCTGATCGAGATCACGTCTTGTCCCGGGAGCCCGGCGCTATGCGAGCCTGCCCTCGCCGATCTCTTCGTTCCCAGGCCGGACGAGCGATATGCTCCCTTCCCCCTGACGGACGTACAACAGGCCTATTGGATCGGAAGACGCCGGGAGCTGGAACTCGGCAACACGGCCTGCCAGGGCTATACCGAATTCGATTGTCTCGATCTTGATGTCCCTCGACTGGAGGCTGCTTGGCGACGTCTCATCGGCCGGCATGAGATGTTGCGCATGGTCATCTTACCGGATGGCCAGCAGCGGATCATCGAAGCACCTCCTCCCTACCGGATCGCCATCACCGATCTTGCCGGATTGTCGGAGAAGGAACGCGAGGCGCAGCTCGAAGCCATTCGCTATGCCCTGTCGCACAAGGTGCGGCCGACGGATCTGTGGCCCCTCAGCGACGTCCAGGTTACGCGGGTCGACGCCCGTCGAAGCCGACTCCATGTCGGAATCGACAACGTCGCCATCGACGGACGCAGCATCGGCATTGTCCTATCCGAATGGATCGCTCTTTACAGCAACATTGAGGCAGAACTGCCAGCGCCGGCACTGTCGTTCCGCGACTATGTGCTTGCTTTCCATGCTTACAGGAAGACTCCGGGCTATGCCCGCGCACAGGCCTATTGGCATAGCCAGCTCAGTCACCTTCCCGCTGCTCCGGATTTGCCGCTGGCATGCAATCCATCTTCGATTACTGAGCCAAGGTTCGTCCGCCATACCTTCCAGCTTAAGCGCGAATGTTGGGACCCCCTCAAGATGGCAGCCTCGCGGCGCGGTCTGACTGCCGCCGCTCTGCTGCTGGCTGCCTATGCCGAGACCTTGGCTTGCTGGAGCAAATCGCCGCGATTGACGATCAATGCTCCGGTTTTCACACGACTGCCGGTGCATCCTGGCGTCAATGACGTCGTCGGAGAGTTCACCTCCAATACGCTGGTCGGCCTTGATCTCTCCGGCGAAGACTCTTTTCTTGATCGTGCGCGAAACGTACAGGCGCAGCTTTTTCACGATCTCGAACATAGCGTCGTAAGTGGTATCGAGGTCGTGCGCAGTATGATGCGCAGTGGCGGCGATGCGAAGACGAGTGCCATGCCGGTGGTGTTTACCAGCACCTTTGGCCTCTCACGAGACAACGATACCAGCTACGCAAACAACGTTGCAGCCTTCTCTGCCTTCGGGAGAGAGGTTTTCAGTATCAGCCAGACGCCGCAGGTCTGGCTCGATAACCACGTCCATGACATTGACGGCGGTCTTGGGGTGAATTGGGACGTTGTCGAGGGTCTGTTTGCGCCCGGTGTGATCGAGGCGATGTTTGCGGCCTATCGTGGCCTGCTCGAAGGGCTGGCGTCGGGTGAGGGCGAAGGGGGCCGCGATCCCTGGTCCGATCCCCGGCCCGTGCAGCTTCCCATGGCCCAGCGCGCGGTGCGGGACATGCTCAACGCCACCGCCGCCGATCTCGGACCCGAAGGCCTGCTGCACGCCGCCGTCCTGGCGCAGGCCCGGACCACGCCCAATCGCATCGCCGTGATCGACCCGGAACGCAGCCTCAGCTACCGCACCCTGGCCGCCGAGGCGGAGGCCCTGGCCGGGGAACTCGACGTCCGGCTCGGGCCGCCGGCCGGCTCCGACGAACTCGTGGCGGTGGCCCTGTCCAAGGGCTGGCGCCAGGTCGTGGCCGTGTTGGCCGTGCTGATCTCTGGCCGGGCCTACATGCCCCTCGACCCGGATCTCCCTGACGCCCGGCAACGGGCGATCCTCGCCGAGGGACAGCCCGTGGCCGTCCTCGCCCGCGGGACCCTGGCCGCCCATGCCTCGACCGAGACGGCCTGTCCGGTGCTCGTGGTGGAGCCCCGGCCGGGCGCGGCGCTGGCGGCGCATCCCCCCGCGCCGCGCTCGCGGCCACGGGATCTGGCCTACGTGATCTTCACCTCGGGCTCCACCGGCGTCCCCAAGGGCGTGATGATCGAGCATCGGGCGGCGCTGAACACCGTGCGCGACGTCAATGCCCGCTTCGGGATCGGCGCGGAGGACGGGGTGTTCGGCCTCTCCTCCCTGTCCTTCGACCTGTCGGTCTACGACCTGTTCGGCCCGCTCTCCTGCGGCGGGCGCCTGGTGCTTCCGGCCCCGGGGGAGGCCCGGGATCCGGAAGCCTGGGCCGCACGGCTGACACGGGAGGCCGTGACGGTGTGGAACACGGTGCCGGCCCTCTGGCAGATGCTGGTGGAGCACGCGCCGCGCCTGCCATCGCCGCCGCGTCTGGTGCTTTTGAGCGGAGACTGGATCCCGCTGGATCTGATCCCGCGCAGCCGGGCGCTGTTCCCGTCGAGCCGTCTGGTGTCCCTGGGGGGCGCCACCGAGGCGGCGATCTGGTCGGTGGCGCATCCCGTGGAGGAGGAGGCGGGTTCCGATTGGCGCTCGGTTCCGTATGGCCGTCCCCTGGCCAACCAGCGGCTCCACGTGCTCGGACCCGACCTGTCGCCTCGGCCGGATTGGGTGGTGGGAGACCTGTTCATCGCCGGGGACGGTCTGGCGCGGGGCTACTGGCGCGATCCGGTGCGCACGCAGACGAGCTTCCCGGTTCATCCCAGAAGCGGCGAGCGGCTCTACCGGACGGGGGATCTGGCCCGGGTGAGGCCGGACGGGACGCTGGAGTTCCTGGGCCGCGAGGACCAGCAGGTGAAAGTGGCGGGGCACCGCATCGAACTGGGCGAGATCGAGGCGGCGCTGAACCGCTGTGACGGGGTCGCGGGATCGGTGGCGGCGGCCCTGGGCCATCCGCCCGGACCACGCCGGCTGGCGGCCTGGATCGTCGCGACGGACGCCTCGGCTCCCCCCGCGGTCGAAACTCTGCGGCGAAGCCTCGCCGACACCCTGCCCGCCTACATGCTCCCCCGCACCATCGCCCTCATCGACGCCATACCCCTCTCCCAAAACGGAAAAATCGACAGGGCCAAACTCCCGGACATCCGAGACACAGACACGGAGACCGGGGGGGAAACGCTCCAGACGGCGAACGAAGTCGCTTTGGCGGCGGCATGGCGCGCCGTTCTCCAATCCAATGCGCCGGGTCGCGCCGATCACTTCTTCGAATTTGGCGGTAATTCGCTGCTCGCAGTGCGACTGGTCAACACCTTGCGTGATGATCACCAGCTGTCCCTGCCGCTGTCATCTGTCTTCGCTGAGCCGACCCTGGGTCGCCTCGCACGTAACCTGCGTCCCATCCGCAATGGAGACGGACTCGTGCTCAGCCCGCTCCGTGACGGCGACGGCGAGGGACCAGTGCTGTTCTGCGTCTCCGACGCCCTCAGTGAGGGAGGCGTTTTCCGGGCCCTTGCCGGGGCCTGGAGGGACGCTCGGCCTCTCGTCTCAGTCCCTGGTCGGATTGAGGGAGAGGGCGACGACGCCCTGTCACGCCACGTGGCCGCCGTCATTGCCGCGATCCGACTCCGCCAGCCACGTGGTCCCTATACGTTCATCGGCTACAGCACCGGCGGACTGATCGCTTGGGAGATCGCCGCAGCCCTCGAACGCGCAGGCGAGATCGTTCATGGGGTCGCGCTCGTCGATAGTCGGCCTTTACCGTCCTCACTTGCGCAGGATGAAGCGGCGCTGCGGCGCATCCTCGACCATGGTGGATCGAGCGGGGCCAGCATCCATGTCCTGAGACGGACCGTCGCTGCTGTGGCTCGGGCACGTCTCGCGCCCCTCCAAGGGCCGACACTCCTGCTCGAGGCAGCTTCCCGACCACCGCATCTCAACGCACCTCACGACGCTTGGCGTGACGCCTGGAGACAAGGGGGCACTGTCCATTCCGGTCATCTGCGACGCGCGACGATCGGAGGCGATCACTTCACGTGTCTTCAACCACCCCACGTCGCAGCATTGGCGGACAGGCTCGCCCAAATGTTCGCTGCTTCCATTGAGGAACCCGTCTAATGGCCGCCTCACCCTGGATCCTCGACGATGGGCCCGCTTCGATCCGCGTATTCTGTTTTCCCTACGCTGGCGGTGGCGCATCCATCTACAAGGGATGGCAGGCAGGCCTGCCTGCGGGCATGCGGCTGTGCCGTGTCCAGCTGCCCGGCCGGGAGACCCGGTTCTCCGAGCCGGCTTTCCACCATATGGATCCGCTGGCCGAGGCGTTACTCGACGGGCTACGGCCCCACTTCGCAAGCGGGCCCTACATCCTGTTCGGGCACAGCATGGGTGGGTCAATCGCTGCCGAGATCACCCGGCGCCTCGTCGGCGGCAATGGACGCCCCCCGCTTCACCTGATCGTCTCGGCATCGCGGCCTTCGCATATCCCGGCCCCGCACCCGATCCATGCCCTGCCCGATGCAGAGTTCCGAGCAGCGCTCGCCCGCGACGGCGGTACGCCGAGCGCGGTGATCGAGAGCGACGAGTTGATGGGAATCTTCTCACCGACCCTTCGGGCGGACCACGCCGTCGTCGAGACCTGGATCCGTCCACGGCCGGAGCGGATACCAGTTCCCATCACCTGCATCGCTGGACGTCGCGACAGCATTGTGCCGCACGCGATCGCATCAACGTGGCAACTGCATGCCGGGGGCGGATATCGGCAGATCGACATCGATGACGGCCACTTCTTCCTTCGAAACCATGCCACCGCCTTGCAGAACGCCATCGCTCTGGCGGCTGCGCCGATGATGGAGACGACGGTATGACGATGCTCATCCTGGATGCTCCTACCATCCACACGCGACCACCGGCCCGCGAAGTCGGCCCCCTCCTCGACCTCATACTTTCCGGAGAGACGAAGAGCGATCACTACGCCTCCCTTCCGGTGCCGCGACGTATGAGAGCCCTCATATTGCGCCGGGAGGACGAAGAGGCCCTTCGTCGGATCCCCGTCGAGGCGCGCGCGCTGAGCCGGAGCCTGCACCATGCCGAGGTCGCCACACCGGAACCCGACGCCGGCGAAGTCCTCGTGGCCGTCATGGCCGCGGGACTGAACTTCAATACGATCTGGTCGGCGCTGCACGAGCCGATGTCACCTTTCCGATATCTCAGCCAATTCGCACAGATCGAACCCGGCAACGCCAAGCATAACCTCGATTACCAAATCATTGGTTCTGATGCCGCCGGTGTCGTGGTTCGGGTAGGCCCCGGGGTATACAACTGCCGCCCGGGGGATCGGGTCGTCATCCATCCCGGTGTGATCAGCGGGACGTCGGTTGCCGCCTATCGTGACGCGCTGCACGATCCCGACATCAAAGCCTGGGGATTCGAGACGAATTTCGGGGGGTTGGCCGAGTTCTGCCTCGTCCGTGCCAACCAGATCCTGCCCAAGCCCGCACATCTGAGCTGGGAGGAGGCCGCATCCCTGCCGCTGGTGAACGAGACCGTTTACCGGATGCTGATTTCCGAGAACGGGGCCAGGATAAGGCTCGGCGAAAGCGTACTGATCTGGGGTGCGACAGGCGGCCTCGGCAGCCTCGCGATTCAGTACGTCCTGCGCGCCGGCGGCCACCCCATCGGCGTCGTGTCGAGCCGCGAGAAGGCCCGCCTTGCCCGCGCCCTGGGATGCGAGGCGGTGATCGACCGCTCGGCGGAGGGCTACGTCTTCACGGGGCCGGATGGTCGTCCGAACATGCGCGACATGCTGCGCTTCCGAAAGAAGGTGAAGGCTCTCAATCACGGCCGCGAACCGGAGATCGTGTTTGAGCATACCGGGCGCGAGACGTTCGCGGCCAGTGTGTTCGTCGCCGCCCACGGCGGTCGAGTCGTCACTTGCGGATCAACCAGCGGCTACGAGCACTCCTACGACAATCGCTATCTTTGGATGCACGTCAAATCGATCATCGGTTCCCATGGTGCCACCTACCATGAGGCTTGGAAGGCGAATGATCTCGTCTGCCAGGGCGTGATCACCCCGGTCCTGTCACGGACTTATCCCCTCTCGGATGCCATCGCCGGCGTCGAGTGCATGCGGGGCAACCGCCATGTCGGGAAGATCAGCGTGCTGTGCCTCGCTCCGCGCGAAGGACTCGGCATCGAGCGTCCGGAGATGCGTGTCCGCATCGGCGAGGACCGCCTCTCCCTCTTCTCCGCATAAGCCTGCGGATCGAGCGCCGCGCCCTGCCACGGCCGGGACGCGCGCACGAATGGCCCGACGAAGGTCTGCTCCGCGTCAAATCCTCATTCGTCTTCGCGCCATCGCGACCCAGGAGATCGCTGCATGAATTCGTTGTCCCGTAAGACGTTGGCCACCATCCTGTTCGGATTGATCGTGTTCGGGATCGGCCAGACCGTGCTGTTCGCGATGCTCGGCCCTGTCGCCCGCGATATCGGCCTCGACGTCGTCGATGTCGGTCTCGTCGTCACGGTCTCGGCGCTTGTCGTCGTGGTCGTCTCACCGTTCTGGGGGCGTGCCGCCGACCGCTGGGGACGAACGCGCACGCTAGCACTGGGCTTAGCGGGCTACGCCGTCACGACCGCGCTCTTCGCCTATGTGCTGCATCTCGGCCTCATCGGCGACATCTCGGTCTACGTGGTCTTCGGACTGATGCTGGCGTGTCGGGTTCTCTACGCGCTGGTCGCTGCAGCCATCCAACCCTCCGCGTCGGCGATCGTTGCGGCCGCAACCGATGAGGCGGGGCGTGCCTCCGGCATGGCACTGGTCGGCGCAGGCTTTGTCTTCGGAACCATCCTCGGCCCGGTGATCGGAGCCGGTCTCGTCGGCTGGGGATTGCTGACACCGCTCTTTGCCACCGCCGGTCTGGCAGGTCTCGCGGCGATCGCGACCCTGGTGTGGGTCGAATCACCGATGGGACCTGAGACGAAGGCAGCCAAGGCCGCGGTGAAACCCAGCGATCCGCGGCTATGGCCGACCCTGCTCCTTGCCGCGCTCGCCTTCGTCACGATCGCCATAACCCAGCAGACCCTGTCCTTCTACGTCCAGGATCTGCTCGGCCTCGATTCCGCGGCTGCGACGCGACAGGTCGGCTTCGCCCTGGCCGGTTTCGCGTTGGCCGCCCTGGTGAGCCAGATCCTCATCGTCAGGCAGCTCTCGCCGACGCCGCGTACGATGCTGAGACTTGGGGCGGCGGGACTACTGACAGGTTTCGTCGCCCTCGTCTTGGCACAGAACCTTGCCCTCATCGTCGCTGGCTGCATCGCCTTGGGCGTCGGCTACGGCGTCATCATGCCGGGTCTGCAGACCACGGCCTCCCTGGCGGTCGGGCAGGCTGAGCAAGGCGCCGCCGCAGGACTGGTCTCCGCCGCCATGGCTCTCGGATTCGTGGTGGGGCCGATCCTCGGCACCTCCCTCTATTACGTCGAGCCGCGTCTCCCCTTCCTCATGGCCGTCGGCTTCAGCATCGGCCTCCTGGCCGCAGTCGCATCGGATCGCCTCGCTCCCGTCGCCCGGAGGATCGGATGATGACGCATCCGATCACCCTCGCG
This region includes:
- the ppsE_3 gene encoding Phthiocerol/phenolphthiocerol synthesis polyketide synthase type I PpsE, which produces MTGTPLADLPHAIAVIGLSGRFSGAPDADGLWRLLRQGRSGISRFTPAELEAAGVAKATFEHPDYVPAAGTIDDVDLFDATLFGFSAHEAALIDPQHRLFLECAWTALESAGYPPGVQPLAVGVFAGSSLGSYLSASPGDLGSGQGAAQLHGLIGNDKDYLTTRISHRLNLTGPSIGIQTACSTSLVAVHLAAQSLLSGECDMALAGGVSITIPQTAGYRYQDGLILSPDGRCRPFDAAAGGTLGGNGVGVVLLKPLAQALSDGDPIRAVIRGSAVNNDGSDKVGYTAPSIGGQMRVVREALAIAEAPATSIGYVEAHGTGTALGDPIEVEALTRAFAVDERGYCALGSVKSNLGHLDAAAGIASLIKTVLALEAGEVPPTLHYSRPNPRIDFSASPFFVADRLMPWPERGGPRRAGVSSFGFGGTNAHLILEQAPGGLDTGAPDVTEPTLLILSSGSVEQVGRLAGRHRDALLAGASPANIAMTAALHRRTFPVRAAILADDALALSSALAELSEGRIPKEGFTGTIAGDRPIRVAFQFSGQGGLSAGAAARLHARFPAFRDEIERCTAQRPEVRRFLLDREDAPGSTAEIVQPALFAYQLALVALWRSFGVIPATVLGHSVGELAAAVTSGALNAEEAWHFIEERGRLTAEAVLPGSMHAVMASEDRVRAALAPFTADVVIAAVNGPNECVLAGASALLDRISAAFEAEGVTTRQLAITHPFHCPNVDPMLPALHLAARRLVPRVPHTAFVSSRYGRALSDGEKLDASYWTTQLREPVRYADALKALEPTTFDAVLEIGPRSTLTKLGRRNAPDGVFTESADRGTDPVCAVLRTLGLLFCSGATLDWTVLYRGHPASPRRITAPTYPFARERHWHPDAGRLDGASDRKTAQLWDDVARSAEIHAEAGSPLVEPELHVSREAAVEDLAAAGAARALARLGFGESTEGAVSATEASDSLRIAPVHRQLVQRLLDGLVQAGRLTRTGDRFEALLAPDEAEVERLKHAAEASWQVWPAMRGITLEAVDRFADALAGRVDPREILFGDSSAATARAVYAEMPNARYFNGILRDALRAFVETWPRNRPLRVLEIGGGTAATTERLLPLLPPARTRYVFTDISPLFLRLAQARFIEYPFLETALFDVGKPPAGQGFEGGSFDLVVAANVLHVAPDLGEAVRHVRSLLAEGGLVLAYEIIRPTMIGEITTGLLLPEIVDAERRGVQPMASATVWQRTLGEAGFDAVAILPLDDRPAACLPERVLLARAGREGDRRDLDQTLPRDVAYRIEWSCVSSLRESASLIGEEWILAGDQIAEAQRIALEITRLGGRVITVSALADVETVAAFARTLHPDGGRRRFVDLRALDPSGASRPPGREQRRLCGGLLDILAGFEQAGVALGRLCVVTEGSQAVLHDETVTVEAAPLWGMARVVALGHPELACRQIDLDPAGPRDAGALICAITADVPEPLLALRGGTSYVPRLRRVRLDSLPERPFAVAVDGWHVIAGGLGGLGLTVARWLADQGARRIALLVRSEPNDRQRSSIEEIALAGVDIRALRADITNRDALGAAFDLLAKSGAPVRTIIHCAVARNVETGKEGWQSFADILAPKVDGAWALHEISVARSFSLDAFVLFSSSVSVAPAFGMPHYVAANTFLDALAHHRRSAGLPALSLSWGAWLDVGAVADPDHAEHLRRGGLRGFSPATGLALLDAALKRDVAHLALIDAEWPRMLRQYGEEQTPPIFSELIVRQRESSVSRRGTHERDVTFLERLRAAFPTERSEMLQAWLAAAFGVLLNRPAETVARDVNLIELGLDSLMFIDMASGLGTALGVKVSPSDLLRHFSVRAMAERLLPGLIEITSCPGSPALCEPALADLFVPRPDERYAPFPLTDVQQAYWIGRRRELELGNTACQGYTEFDCLDLDVPRLEAAWRRLIGRHEMLRMVILPDGQQRIIEAPPPYRIAITDLAGLSEKEREAQLEAIRYALSHKVRPTDLWPLSDVQVTRVDARRSRLHVGIDNVAIDGRSIGIVLSEWIALYSNIEAELPAPALSFRDYVLAFHAYRKTPGYARAQAYWHSQLSHLPAAPDLPLACNPSSITEPRFVRHTFQLKRECWDPLKMAASRRGLTAAALLLAAYAETLACWSKSPRLTINAPVFTRLPVHPGVNDVVGEFTSNTLVGLDLSGEDSFLDRARNVQAQLFHDLEHSVVSGIEVVRSMMRSGGDAKTSAMPVVFTSTFGLSRDNDTSYANNVAAFSAFGREVFSISQTPQVWLDNHVHDIDGGLGVNWDVVEGLFAPGVIEAMFAAYRGLLEGLASGEGEGGRDPWSDPRPVQLPMAQRAVRDMLNATAADLGPEGLLHAAVLAQARTTPNRIAVIDPERSLSYRTLAAEAEALAGELDVRLGPPAGSDELVAVALSKGWRQVVAVLAVLISGRAYMPLDPDLPDARQRAILAEGQPVAVLARGTLAAHASTETACPVLVVEPRPGAALAAHPPAPRSRPRDLAYVIFTSGSTGVPKGVMIEHRAALNTVRDVNARFGIGAEDGVFGLSSLSFDLSVYDLFGPLSCGGRLVLPAPGEARDPEAWAARLTREAVTVWNTVPALWQMLVEHAPRLPSPPRLVLLSGDWIPLDLIPRSRALFPSSRLVSLGGATEAAIWSVAHPVEEEAGSDWRSVPYGRPLANQRLHVLGPDLSPRPDWVVGDLFIAGDGLARGYWRDPVRTQTSFPVHPRSGERLYRTGDLARVRPDGTLEFLGREDQQVKVAGHRIELGEIEAALNRCDGVAGSVAAALGHPPGPRRLAAWIVATDASAPPAVETLRRSLADTLPAYMLPRTIALIDAIPLSQNGKIDRAKLPDIRDTDTETGGETLQTANEVALAAAWRAVLQSNAPGRADHFFEFGGNSLLAVRLVNTLRDDHQLSLPLSSVFAEPTLGRLARNLRPIRNGDGLVLSPLRDGDGEGPVLFCVSDALSEGGVFRALAGAWRDARPLVSVPGRIEGEGDDALSRHVAAVIAAIRLRQPRGPYTFIGYSTGGLIAWEIAAALERAGEIVHGVALVDSRPLPSSLAQDEAALRRILDHGGSSGASIHVLRRTVAAVARARLAPLQGPTLLLEAASRPPHLNAPHDAWRDAWRQGGTVHSGHLRRATIGGDHFTCLQPPHVAALADRLAQMFAASIEEPV
- the lgrE_1 gene encoding Linear gramicidin dehydrogenase LgrE, producing the protein MAASPWILDDGPASIRVFCFPYAGGGASIYKGWQAGLPAGMRLCRVQLPGRETRFSEPAFHHMDPLAEALLDGLRPHFASGPYILFGHSMGGSIAAEITRRLVGGNGRPPLHLIVSASRPSHIPAPHPIHALPDAEFRAALARDGGTPSAVIESDELMGIFSPTLRADHAVVETWIRPRPERIPVPITCIAGRRDSIVPHAIASTWQLHAGGGYRQIDIDDGHFFLRNHATALQNAIALAAAPMMETTV
- the ccr gene encoding Crotonyl-CoA reductase; this translates as MTMLILDAPTIHTRPPAREVGPLLDLILSGETKSDHYASLPVPRRMRALILRREDEEALRRIPVEARALSRSLHHAEVATPEPDAGEVLVAVMAAGLNFNTIWSALHEPMSPFRYLSQFAQIEPGNAKHNLDYQIIGSDAAGVVVRVGPGVYNCRPGDRVVIHPGVISGTSVAAYRDALHDPDIKAWGFETNFGGLAEFCLVRANQILPKPAHLSWEEAASLPLVNETVYRMLISENGARIRLGESVLIWGATGGLGSLAIQYVLRAGGHPIGVVSSREKARLARALGCEAVIDRSAEGYVFTGPDGRPNMRDMLRFRKKVKALNHGREPEIVFEHTGRETFAASVFVAAHGGRVVTCGSTSGYEHSYDNRYLWMHVKSIIGSHGATYHEAWKANDLVCQGVITPVLSRTYPLSDAIAGVECMRGNRHVGKISVLCLAPREGLGIERPEMRVRIGEDRLSLFSA
- the tetA gene encoding Tetracycline resistance protein, class B; this encodes MNSLSRKTLATILFGLIVFGIGQTVLFAMLGPVARDIGLDVVDVGLVVTVSALVVVVVSPFWGRAADRWGRTRTLALGLAGYAVTTALFAYVLHLGLIGDISVYVVFGLMLACRVLYALVAAAIQPSASAIVAAATDEAGRASGMALVGAGFVFGTILGPVIGAGLVGWGLLTPLFATAGLAGLAAIATLVWVESPMGPETKAAKAAVKPSDPRLWPTLLLAALAFVTIAITQQTLSFYVQDLLGLDSAAATRQVGFALAGFALAALVSQILIVRQLSPTPRTMLRLGAAGLLTGFVALVLAQNLALIVAGCIALGVGYGVIMPGLQTTASLAVGQAEQGAAAGLVSAAMALGFVVGPILGTSLYYVEPRLPFLMAVGFSIGLLAAVASDRLAPVARRIG